One segment of Natronobacterium texcoconense DNA contains the following:
- a CDS encoding hemolysin family protein yields the protein MSLSLEFVLAAYEVSAVLTADPYQVPVVDYMIDQSTVAILGTLAVVVLIVLSGFFSSSEIAMFNLPKHRLEGMVEDDLEGAELAKELKDDPHRLLVTILVGNNIVNIAMSSIATALLGLYFGGLVAVFLATIGITAVVLLFGESVPKSYAVENTESWARRIAKPLKATEYFLFPLIVLFDYLTRQVNRLTGSTGAIESPYVTRDELQEMIESGEREGVLKEEEHEMLKRILQFNNTIVKEVMTPRLDMTAMSKEADIDEAIETCIQSGHARLPVYEGSLDNVLGTVHIRDLVRDLNYGETEDDELELADLIQPTLHVPESKNVDELLTEMRENRMHMAIVIDEFGTTEGLVTVEDMIEEIVGEILKSGEDEPIEELDERTVMVRGEVNIEEVNEALEIELPEGEEFETIAGFIFNRAGRLVEEGEEITYDGVRITVEDVENTRIMKARLRKLEKAEAAEDTDPDDEGNGTDEEANTGNVADRTSE from the coding sequence ATGTCTCTCTCCCTCGAGTTCGTGCTCGCCGCGTACGAGGTGTCGGCCGTCCTCACGGCCGACCCGTATCAGGTGCCGGTTGTCGACTACATGATCGACCAGTCGACGGTGGCGATCCTCGGAACCCTCGCGGTAGTCGTACTCATCGTGCTCTCCGGTTTCTTCTCTTCCTCGGAGATCGCCATGTTCAACCTGCCGAAACACCGCCTCGAGGGGATGGTCGAGGACGACCTCGAGGGAGCCGAACTCGCGAAGGAGCTGAAAGACGACCCCCACAGATTGCTGGTGACGATCCTCGTCGGGAACAACATCGTCAACATCGCGATGTCTTCGATCGCGACCGCGTTGCTCGGGCTCTACTTCGGCGGACTGGTCGCCGTCTTCCTCGCGACCATCGGGATCACGGCGGTCGTTCTCCTGTTCGGTGAGAGCGTCCCGAAGTCCTACGCGGTCGAGAACACGGAATCGTGGGCGCGCCGAATCGCGAAACCGCTGAAGGCCACGGAGTACTTCCTGTTCCCGCTGATCGTCCTCTTCGACTACCTGACCCGGCAGGTCAACAGACTCACCGGCTCGACCGGTGCGATCGAGTCGCCGTACGTCACCCGCGACGAACTCCAGGAGATGATCGAATCCGGCGAGCGCGAGGGCGTCCTGAAAGAGGAAGAACACGAGATGCTGAAGCGAATCCTCCAGTTCAACAACACGATCGTCAAGGAGGTGATGACGCCACGTCTCGACATGACGGCGATGTCGAAAGAAGCCGACATCGACGAGGCGATCGAGACCTGCATCCAGAGCGGCCACGCCCGACTGCCCGTCTACGAAGGGAGTCTCGACAACGTCCTCGGCACCGTCCACATCCGCGACCTCGTCCGAGATCTCAACTACGGCGAAACCGAAGACGACGAACTTGAACTCGCCGATCTCATCCAGCCGACCCTGCACGTCCCCGAGTCGAAGAACGTCGACGAACTGTTGACCGAGATGCGGGAAAACCGGATGCACATGGCGATCGTCATCGACGAGTTCGGTACCACCGAAGGGTTAGTGACTGTCGAGGACATGATCGAAGAGATCGTCGGCGAGATCCTCAAGTCCGGCGAGGACGAGCCGATCGAAGAGCTCGACGAGCGAACCGTGATGGTCCGTGGCGAGGTCAACATCGAGGAAGTCAACGAGGCACTCGAGATCGAACTCCCCGAGGGCGAGGAGTTCGAGACCATCGCTGGCTTCATCTTCAACCGCGCGGGCCGACTGGTCGAAGAGGGCGAGGAGATCACCTACGACGGCGTCCGGATCACCGTCGAAGACGTCGAGAATACCCGGATCATGAAAGCACGGCTGCGAAAACTGGAAAAAGCGGAGGCGGCCGAAGATACCGACCCCGACGACGAAGGAAACGGAACCGACGAAGAAGCAAACACCGGCAACGTCGCCGACAGGACGTCGGAGTAG
- a CDS encoding glutaredoxin family protein yields MSDHDQQITFYRLQGCPYCERVARLLQEYDLDYQSRFVEPMHSDRNVVKRVAGVRTVPVIVDHDTGVTMAESANIVDYLESTYGSEAPAAETAAAGGDA; encoded by the coding sequence ATGAGCGACCACGACCAACAGATCACGTTCTACCGACTGCAGGGCTGTCCGTACTGCGAACGCGTCGCTCGGCTGCTCCAGGAGTACGACCTCGACTACCAGTCGCGGTTCGTCGAGCCGATGCACTCGGATCGAAACGTCGTCAAACGCGTCGCCGGCGTCCGGACGGTGCCGGTGATCGTCGACCACGACACTGGCGTGACGATGGCCGAGAGCGCCAATATCGTCGACTACCTCGAGTCGACGTACGGCTCGGAGGCTCCCGCAGCCGAAACCGCCGCCGCCGGAGGTGACGCCTGA
- a CDS encoding redoxin domain-containing protein has translation MPEFEVVSLESTEHPEAGDEALEFTRPLVTDEYWEDVSVSDLVADTGKTILVFTPMAGSFLAKYVWDELTERGWDEADARVVGITAANPYGVKRFLEDNDVPFEFFADPGNEVAEKYGFAHDLDGMAGVSEPRLAFVALDADLTVETTWVAAEWPEFPDYDDLESELGLA, from the coding sequence ATGCCGGAGTTCGAGGTCGTCTCGCTCGAGTCGACGGAGCATCCCGAAGCTGGCGATGAGGCTCTCGAGTTCACCCGTCCGCTGGTCACCGACGAGTACTGGGAGGACGTCTCTGTGTCCGACCTCGTCGCTGACACCGGGAAAACGATCCTCGTCTTTACCCCCATGGCGGGCTCGTTCCTCGCGAAGTACGTCTGGGACGAACTCACCGAACGCGGCTGGGACGAGGCCGACGCCCGCGTCGTCGGTATCACTGCCGCCAACCCCTACGGAGTCAAGCGATTCCTCGAGGACAACGACGTTCCGTTCGAGTTCTTCGCGGATCCGGGTAACGAGGTCGCAGAGAAGTACGGTTTCGCCCACGACCTGGACGGGATGGCCGGCGTCAGCGAACCTCGACTCGCGTTCGTCGCACTCGATGCGGACCTGACCGTCGAAACGACGTGGGTCGCCGCGGAGTGGCCCGAGTTTCCCGACTACGACGACCTGGAGTCGGAACTCGGTCTCGCGTAA
- a CDS encoding L-threonylcarbamoyladenylate synthase, whose amino-acid sequence MSEIDRAASAIESGDLVVYPTETVYGLAADALEADAVERVFEAKERDRSNPISFAVPSVPSALQHVRATERERQFMATFLPGPVTVLCRRRDAVPDVLTAGNDRVGVRVPDHDLALALCERAGTPITSTSANVSGRESARTLEEVDPEIREEATVALDGGRTEGTESTVVDVSTETIHRRGAMADEIEEWLAAH is encoded by the coding sequence ATGAGCGAGATAGACCGTGCGGCGTCGGCGATCGAATCGGGAGACCTGGTCGTCTACCCAACCGAGACCGTCTACGGGCTCGCAGCCGACGCGCTCGAGGCCGACGCGGTCGAACGGGTGTTCGAGGCGAAAGAGCGAGATCGGTCGAACCCGATCTCCTTTGCAGTGCCGTCGGTTCCTTCGGCGCTCCAGCACGTCCGCGCGACCGAACGCGAGCGCCAGTTCATGGCGACGTTTCTCCCCGGTCCCGTGACGGTGCTGTGTCGTCGACGCGATGCCGTTCCGGACGTTCTCACCGCTGGAAACGACCGGGTTGGCGTCCGCGTCCCCGATCACGACCTCGCGCTGGCACTCTGTGAGCGGGCCGGCACGCCGATCACGTCGACCAGCGCGAACGTCAGCGGCCGGGAGAGCGCCCGGACGCTCGAGGAAGTCGACCCCGAAATCCGCGAGGAAGCCACAGTCGCGCTAGACGGCGGACGGACCGAGGGTACAGAGAGCACCGTCGTCGACGTCTCGACGGAGACGATCCACCGCCGTGGAGCGATGGCCGACGAGATCGAGGAGTGGCTCGCGGCCCACTGA
- a CDS encoding CRISPR-associated protein Cas4, producing MSRSHVSFSDLRTAAYCARKCYYRQTRDDDPDPPPKVEQIRALSARYEELLALPAGHLEAEPIAISPVEYRDRLETTRDRLVANEQWVRLRNPEDRNVVATGRDCRGVVHKVLSGPVEPALISAGKPPERGVWGSQSVQAVAAAKALSWEHETSIDRVWLEYPAYGEIRSLELTTRRKARYRRALRTVRELDGPPPRTDNRSKCDSCEFAGECGVRTRTLRSLLGLG from the coding sequence GTGTCTCGATCGCACGTTTCGTTCAGCGACCTCCGGACCGCTGCCTACTGTGCACGGAAGTGTTACTACCGGCAGACTCGAGACGACGATCCGGACCCCCCACCGAAAGTCGAGCAGATCAGGGCACTTTCGGCGAGGTACGAGGAACTGCTCGCGTTACCGGCCGGCCATCTGGAGGCGGAACCGATCGCTATCTCGCCCGTCGAGTATCGCGACCGTCTCGAAACGACTCGGGATCGACTCGTCGCGAACGAGCAGTGGGTACGCCTCCGAAATCCTGAGGACAGAAACGTCGTCGCCACGGGCCGTGACTGTCGCGGCGTCGTCCACAAAGTACTCTCGGGGCCGGTCGAACCGGCACTGATCTCGGCCGGCAAGCCACCGGAGCGAGGCGTCTGGGGCTCCCAGTCGGTTCAGGCCGTCGCCGCGGCGAAGGCCCTCTCCTGGGAGCACGAGACGTCGATCGACCGGGTCTGGCTCGAGTACCCGGCCTACGGGGAGATCCGCTCGCTCGAGTTGACGACGCGCCGGAAGGCCCGTTACCGGCGGGCCCTGAGAACGGTACGAGAACTGGACGGGCCGCCGCCTCGCACCGACAACCGTTCGAAGTGTGACTCCTGTGAGTTCGCCGGCGAGTGTGGAGTTCGGACGCGGACGTTGCGATCGTTGCTGGGGCTGGGCTGA
- a CDS encoding conditioned medium-induced protein 4 produces the protein MNEKTEELRDIFTDVTDGEETVTQSQENNRGSLERDERTDDERLESVVTQMRERYEFETELSDEQLVAVAKAFYEDESDEEIATDLGVDTEEIFEARMSLHLIGDDDADDVDLAAIRGREEDDETLAEEYDVSADDIGRYRRVAKAEDQSRTANDRYRDEFDSILADAELSAQMTSDVREDGLEDATEGMETDVDF, from the coding sequence ATGAACGAAAAAACCGAGGAACTCCGGGATATCTTCACGGACGTCACCGACGGCGAAGAGACGGTCACCCAGTCCCAGGAGAACAACCGGGGCTCCCTCGAGCGAGACGAGCGAACCGACGACGAGCGACTCGAGAGCGTCGTAACCCAGATGCGAGAGCGATACGAGTTCGAGACGGAGCTCTCGGACGAACAGCTCGTAGCGGTCGCTAAAGCGTTCTACGAGGACGAAAGCGACGAGGAGATCGCTACGGATCTCGGCGTCGATACGGAGGAAATCTTCGAAGCACGCATGTCGTTGCACCTGATCGGCGACGACGACGCCGACGACGTCGACCTCGCGGCGATCCGCGGTCGTGAGGAAGACGACGAGACGCTGGCCGAAGAGTACGACGTCAGCGCCGACGATATCGGACGGTACAGACGCGTCGCCAAAGCCGAAGACCAGTCCCGGACGGCAAACGACCGCTACCGCGACGAGTTCGACAGCATCCTCGCCGACGCGGAACTCTCCGCCCAGATGACCTCGGACGTCCGCGAGGACGGCCTCGAGGACGCTACCGAGGGGATGGAGACCGACGTCGACTTCTGA
- a CDS encoding heterodisulfide reductase-related iron-sulfur binding cluster, giving the protein MNVVAQSDIARETYWGISDTGYAVFYLLTVITLAVFAYGVYLRFSRYTQGDDDPFARLNDLPSRIVSAAKIVLSNEKQFNRDLYGGLMHAFILWGFLTLFIATLIIGFEQYATDMLLGLQFWDGDFYLSYQFMVDAMGLLFVVGIGMAMYRRYWVRNERLWDRHTSNEDDIFIWTLFLLGVGGFLLEGLRIYSAGMPDHEIVSFVGYGLAMVFDATGLAVLGPEQAGLNGGGLNAENLHWLAWWSHSLIAFFFIAWIPYAKPFHMLSSFANVVVRDEKAGARLPNVPSDLDATNAESIDDFTWKEILDQDACTKCGRCSSVCPAKASDRPLDPRNVILDLKKYREELDAGGEEKPIIADGGTSVINTETMESCMACMACMDACPVEIEHLQSFTRLNRQMTDQGDVPPSMQDVFQNVMQNGNTFGDSPRDRGDWADDLEFDVPDAREEEVDYLWYVGDFPSYDERNKQVARSLATILKEADVSFGILFDDEKYDGNDIRRVGEELLYVELAGHHVETWEDCEFDKIVCTDPHSYNTFENEYPELNFDEFADDPMMPFEYDEQWNEDGEIDVLHWTQAVEELVTEGKLDLNGDELDYTVTYHDPCHLGRYNDEYEAPRELIRATGCELDEMPRNRDNSFCCGGGGGGLWMDFEEEPKPSEERIREALEDTDAGAGIEKFVVACPMCMTMYEDGRKTGGYEDEIEIVDVAELIVEAIGKEEEADLEVAAD; this is encoded by the coding sequence ATGAACGTCGTAGCCCAGTCGGACATCGCACGGGAGACCTACTGGGGGATTAGCGACACCGGATACGCGGTGTTCTATCTCCTGACGGTGATCACGCTCGCCGTGTTCGCCTACGGGGTTTACCTGCGATTCAGCCGGTACACACAGGGGGATGACGACCCGTTCGCCCGGCTGAACGACCTTCCCAGTCGCATCGTCAGCGCGGCCAAGATCGTCCTCTCGAACGAGAAACAGTTCAACAGGGATCTCTACGGCGGCCTGATGCACGCTTTCATCCTCTGGGGATTCCTGACGCTGTTTATCGCGACGCTGATCATCGGCTTCGAACAGTACGCCACCGACATGCTGCTCGGCCTGCAGTTCTGGGACGGAGACTTCTATCTCTCCTACCAGTTCATGGTCGACGCCATGGGGCTGCTGTTCGTCGTCGGAATCGGGATGGCGATGTACCGGCGCTACTGGGTTCGTAACGAGCGCCTCTGGGATCGCCACACGTCTAACGAGGACGACATTTTCATCTGGACGCTGTTCCTGCTCGGCGTCGGCGGCTTCCTGCTCGAGGGCCTTCGTATCTACAGCGCCGGCATGCCCGACCACGAAATCGTCAGCTTCGTCGGCTACGGGCTCGCGATGGTTTTCGATGCCACCGGACTGGCCGTCCTCGGACCGGAGCAGGCCGGACTCAACGGCGGCGGTCTGAACGCCGAGAACCTCCACTGGCTGGCGTGGTGGTCTCACTCGCTGATCGCGTTCTTCTTCATCGCGTGGATCCCCTACGCCAAGCCGTTCCACATGCTCTCGTCGTTCGCGAACGTCGTCGTTCGCGACGAGAAAGCAGGTGCACGTCTGCCGAACGTCCCCTCCGACCTGGACGCAACCAACGCCGAATCCATCGACGACTTCACCTGGAAGGAAATCCTCGACCAGGACGCCTGTACCAAGTGTGGTCGCTGTTCGTCGGTCTGTCCCGCGAAAGCATCCGACCGGCCGCTCGACCCGCGTAACGTCATCCTCGATCTGAAGAAGTACCGCGAGGAACTCGACGCCGGCGGCGAGGAGAAGCCGATCATCGCCGACGGCGGCACCTCGGTGATCAACACCGAGACGATGGAGTCCTGTATGGCCTGTATGGCCTGCATGGACGCCTGCCCGGTCGAGATCGAACACCTCCAGTCCTTTACCCGGCTCAACCGCCAGATGACCGACCAGGGCGACGTCCCGCCGAGCATGCAGGACGTCTTCCAGAACGTCATGCAGAACGGCAACACCTTCGGCGACTCCCCACGCGACCGCGGCGACTGGGCCGACGACCTCGAGTTCGACGTCCCCGACGCCCGCGAAGAGGAAGTCGACTACCTCTGGTACGTCGGCGACTTCCCGAGCTACGACGAGCGCAACAAGCAGGTCGCCCGCTCGCTCGCGACCATCCTGAAGGAGGCCGACGTCAGCTTCGGCATCCTCTTCGACGACGAGAAGTACGACGGCAACGACATCCGCCGCGTCGGCGAGGAACTGCTGTACGTCGAACTCGCCGGCCACCACGTCGAGACCTGGGAGGACTGCGAGTTCGACAAGATCGTCTGTACGGACCCCCACTCCTACAACACGTTCGAGAACGAGTATCCGGAACTCAACTTCGACGAATTCGCGGACGACCCGATGATGCCGTTCGAGTACGACGAGCAGTGGAACGAAGACGGCGAGATCGACGTCCTCCACTGGACCCAGGCCGTCGAGGAACTCGTCACCGAGGGCAAACTCGACCTGAACGGCGACGAACTCGACTACACCGTCACCTACCACGACCCATGTCACCTCGGCCGGTACAACGACGAGTACGAGGCCCCGCGTGAACTCATCCGCGCCACGGGCTGTGAACTCGACGAGATGCCCCGCAACCGCGACAACTCCTTCTGTTGCGGTGGCGGCGGTGGCGGCCTCTGGATGGACTTCGAAGAAGAACCCAAGCCGAGCGAAGAACGGATTCGAGAGGCACTCGAGGACACCGACGCCGGTGCCGGCATCGAAAAGT